A window of Schistocerca serialis cubense isolate TAMUIC-IGC-003099 chromosome 1, iqSchSeri2.2, whole genome shotgun sequence genomic DNA:
CACAACTGAATTCAAAGATCAATCATAATTCTATTTTGTTTGTTGACAGCCATGTATTATGGTTTTCAAGACACTCTGCCCTTTTCTCTTTTTTGGTTATTCACATCCTATTATACTAAACTAACAACATATCAACATGAACATCACGAATCATGTGACATACAAACATAATCCCTGTTGTAACCAGTTTCCAAAAACTGAACTATTGTCAATTTTAAAACAGAACTTATCccattttattgattttattaaaGTAGCAAACAATTTTTATAAACAAAACAACAGATAAATATTTGTACTAACACTGCAGTTACACACATGCATATTACTCCAGTATTCATGTAGATTGAGGCAATGTACAGCACATACAGGTATGTGATAACATATGGAAGTCTGCACATATCCCTTGGTAGCACAATCTTGGTACAAAGTGAATCTACTGAACTGCTCTGTAAGTAGTTTAACAAGTCATATCTGACTTTTTCAATGCTTATATATAAATACAGCTTTGTTTAAAATGGTACATACATTTTAAAATTGATAAAATTTTATTCCAGCTACTTTGTGAGCAATGTTTCATGGAATGATTATCAACTTTTTAAGTAGTATAAAGTAATGAAGCACATGGAAAACAAAGTCTGCAAGGAAAATGGTACTTTCAAATATGCAACAATTCGTTTATTTCATCTGACAAAACCCCACAACAATTAATCCTCAAAATACTGATATTTATAGCAAACAATAACTTCATAAAATGCACAACACACATAAAAATTACTATATAACATGAAAAATATGTTTCATTGGCAGAACTGCCAAATTAaaaaaagcgtaatataaaaaaattaacaacaaaacagCTCATTGAATTTAAGCGTCTTCATTGCACCGGTCATCAAAAATCATGTCAGGCATTTGAAAATATGTTCCACACATAAGCAGGGTCAAGAGGAAAACTTATGTAATTCATTATTTCAAATAGAGAGGCGAAACATTCCCACAAAAAAGTCACTGAGATAGTAACTGTTCATCTCCAAACTGATTCATGCATCTTCACACAAATTTTGCACATTCTGAACAGACACCACCCAAAAACTTTAGTGACACTGTCTTCAATAATAAAAATGAGACAACATTATGTTTTAACATTTCCCATTCATCaatgaaaaatatttgttacaATCATATGTACAACACACAACAGCTGATGCAGCAATACATTATAGCTGTTCATAAAATGTTCTTTATCACATCACCAACCACCACATTTTTAACAAACATAGGGAATATCATTTTATTTCAGTGCGGCAACCTGCATTATTAGTCTACAAGACACAGAAGTAAAAGTGCATGGCCAGtatattaaataattttcagttttaaaCAAATTTGAAATTATTCAGCAAGCTAACTTATGCTTATGAATATTGTGTTCCTCCCTTTTCAACTACATTAGTGGAGTATATCAACCTTACAATAATTCTGAAACAGTGCaaataataatgtaaaatgtgTTAAATGACACTAAAAGTCACCATACCTATTCGTTCACTGTTCGTATCATCCACAAACGCAGTTCAATAAAATGATAAATTACAAGGAGTCATAGTGATCATAAAGACCATACTGTACAGGCCTTGCTTGTTCATTACACACCACGATAACATGATCGGTCCAtgtgatacttttgaaattttcagctagtAATTCGAGAAATTTATCAAACAAATTTTAACAACTTCTACACATTAAACAGAAAGTACATGATTCTTTCAAATACTGACATGGCTgattaaactgtaaaaactgaattagCATGTTCAGATGGCATCAAAGGGTGAGGTAAAATTAAACTCGTACATTGTTCTGCATAAGTATATAACTTTCTATCCTTTCAACTGATGCAAAATGAAAGCGATTCTGTACCCAGTTGGCTACACCAATTATTATTTggcatatttatttcaaaataataatgTCAGAAGTCATCATCTCAATTAATTATGACTAGTAGGATTCACTTGGCCCACACATTGTTATTTTACTAGATTCATCAGCTTTAAGGTCACGAGGTGTGAGAGTTAAAGACAGTTAACATTCTTTTTGTATATGAGAAAGCAGAAAAATAATGCACATGTATGCTTTGGTATATGTTAAATAAACATGTGAATAAGCATGATGATTGTCCAATAGTACCAGAGTGAACCAGGACATAGTCCCGTGAGAGCCCCTGTACATTTACTTTCAGAATAACCCAAACTGAATAACAATTCTGGGTGCCTGTCTTTTCACACGCACACACTGCAACAGATGATACAGCCTGCTAATACGATAGCAAATATTTGAATGTTTTCAAAGATGTTTTGTGTTTCTGCACTGACACAGTGATGAACTATCACACAGTGTAGTTCACTTCTGAACTTGTGAAAGTTTGTACTCAAAGGTAGGTAATGTACCTAGTAACTTTATCAGTTAACTAATGCCCCTTATAGATTTCTAGTGCATGTTTCACACTATTTGTGAAATGTTTCAAATCAACTCTATTACTGCAAacattcttaaaattaaatgtggtGTGTTAGGTAAGGTAACAATAACAATTGAATTagggctggaaaaaaaaaaaaaaaaaaaaaaggagaaggttAGTCAACACGGGCACAGCAGTTTAAGTATGTAGAAAAGTAAGTATCAAAGAAGCAATCCCAAATGTCCAACATACAAATTAAAGGGAATTTATTGTGTATCATGAAATACAGCCAGAAATAGCTGTGTTCCACTAAACTGCATGGGAAAATGAAGTGTAACTTATTTGCTGGTGATGGAACATTAATGGCAGAGAGACAGCATGGCAAGCAAatttaaaactgaaatgatatAAAATGATTTGTGTAGGGAAATGGTGAAGTAATTGCAACATAACATTAAAACACATAGACAAAAAGAGAGATGAACAACACACCAGAAGCCCTATCAATAGACATAGCTCATCATGAAAGAGCATAAATAAATAAGGCCATAAGAAGAAGACAGCAATACTAGTGTGCAGTATGAGTTAAAGAAATGGAGACAATGGAGGAGAAGAATTCTCAGACAGACACTGGATACTTATTTTTAGTACGCTGTCTGTATGAAAAACAAGCATTAAAGAATATTATGCTAACGGCGAATGATATGAAGCAGGTTTGGGAATCTATGTATTTATCATCGGCCCATAAAGGAGGATTACAAATTAAGTCTGAAATTTAATCATCAAGTGTTCCATCACCCATaccttttatttaatttaatccCTTTTGGTTAAAGCAACACTCTTTGAGGATAAAGTGCACTGAGATAGCAAAAATATAGTGGTGTGTTACTGTCTTGTTCTAAGCACATAAGATTTGTCATTcttggagagatgtctgcctaaaATGTATATAATTAACAAAGTAATAGTTTTCAGTGGCACAAAAGTACAGTTTACAGTTAACAATATGAAGAGTTTGTATTCTGTTGCCATTGAGACATGAACTGTTCATGAAATGCTGTGTTCTCTTATCATATCTAAACTAAACTATAGCCATTTAGCTGGAAATGGCTCCACCCTATCAACATTTATTATGGAAAAAAGACCAACAAACTGTCAATCAATCCTGAAATTTCTAGCACCACTAACCATGAATTACATTTGTAATTCATAATACAAAATCTAAAAGTTTAACTGGATTACCCGTTACATTCATAATAGAGTCATCCAGACACATAAACAGAGTTCAATGAGGAACATACATATCGTTCTAATATTTCATTGGAACTGAAATAATCACTTGTAAAAGATTTATAAAGATTGCTCATCTGCTAAAGTTAAGATTACCTGGCATTGACATAAATGGGACAATTTCCTAGAAGAAAAGGTAAATAGAACAGAAATTTCTCTCTGTGTCATGGAGCAAAAAATAGCAGATGGAAAATAGTCAAATTACAAATGTGtgttcttcttcatttttttttttcttctaaagtcCACCCTGACTTACTCTGATGTCAATAGACACTTTagactttataaaactgaaattatGTTTCAGAATTATTTTACAAATACAATAAAAGTCCGGAACAAAGCATAAATCACTGTACTTCCCACCAACCCTCAAAACGAACACACAATCCCatcttatacacacacaaaaagagaaagaaagggtgagtgagagagagagagagagagagagagagagagagagagagagagactgcacatAAATTCTGAATGTAAACATGTAAACAAAAATTAACAGAGTATACTGAGTTTCAGTTCTTGACAGAGATAAGCACATGGTTAGAATCTGTCTTTTTGTGATTGTTCCACATACAAAACTCACAACATTCATGAGGCGTAGCCTGGATGCATCATGTGGTAATTCTTGTAATAATGATGCAATTGATAAGTCTTCTGTTGTGCCCAAATTGATACAATAATACGTAAATTTATCAGTTAAACCCACATTATATCAATACACATTCAGAATTGCCAAATCAATGGTTGGAATATGTGGATCCCTTCTTTCTATTGATATATGGCAATGAGGAAATTTTAGGTTATCAAACTGCAGTGACAATTTGAACCAGCCTGCTAATTCTCCACTGATCTGAATGCTAGGCAGCACAGAATTAGTCTCCCGGTGAAAACTTGTACAGACACACACAAATCCATGCAGTGCATAtctataatactgctgtagtttttGATGCTTTAGTGATAGTTTCTACACAATGCAGTCTCTCACAATACTGAACATTTGCAGGTGCACTACATACTTTTCATAAAGTAATACAAAGTGCTGAGCTCTCTGTAGCATCTGGACGTGCACCATAGCATTAAGAATCCAACGGTGACCTCTGGCAAAGCGGGCAGCGGTCGATAGCAGAGGGTGGCGGGCGCAACCACGCGTCACTATCCCGCCACTCTCGCTGCCGACGGTTCGCTGCCCGCCCAGGCCATCACAGCTTACACAGACAGAAAAGGAGAGGGATGAATGCACCAATGGCCACAAAAACAGGGAGCATAACAGAAGTCTCATCTACTGAGTAAGGGTCTGGAGTGCGTGGACCACTAGGCCTACGATTCTTTGATGCTCGTCGTTCCTCTGTTTCTTCCTGGTAGTCATCCGAGTCGGGCTCATTTGGGAGTGGTGCCAGTTTTGGAACATCTGTAAGAGTATCACACGCAGTGAGAAAAAAaagcacatttacaaaaaaaaaaaaaaaaaaaaaaaaaaaaaaaaaaaaaaagtgctgacaGACTGTATTCAGTGTACTTTGGGATAATTAACTTCACgctcttataataataataataataactaaaaaaagaagaaaagataatGCATGAAGTACTCGTCAAAAAATTGAAGCATTTTTGTACCAAGCATACCACTCAAGGCAGAACCATATTTCCTTATTATATATTAGGAAGCAAACATAGCCAAGGAAAGAGCTTCGACCACAAAATGATTATACAGAGAAATGATTCTGGCTGTGAATATTAAATAAAGTAAATACCAGCAAATGATCTGAGACTGTTGACCATGTATTATGGACAAACTACATCTGtatctatatacatactctgcaaagcactgtTAAGTGCATGGTGGCAGAGAGCATCAGATGTTAAGACTCCCTTCCCGTTCCAACCATATACACACAGAGCAGGAAGAAAGCCTCTGTGCATACTGTAATTAGTCTTACTCTCTTTATGGTCCCTCCATGGGTGATAGGTAAGGAGACTGTAGAATATCTCTAGATTTTTCACTTAATTCTGATTCTTGAAAGTTTATACTAAGATAGGTTTGCTTATAAATGCAACAATGTGCTCAAGTTTCTGCTGTTATGTACAGGGACCCCAAATGCATGTACAACAAATAGAATGTTATTATTGCAATACAATGTTATCAAATTAAGCAATCAATCttcatccataaaaaaaaaaacagtttttgtaaCAGACTTCGGCCTAATAAAAAAGGTtttacaatgaaaataaaacaaattacactcATCTGAAAGGCATGCCTTCTTTACGCATGACCCAGTACTTCTAAATATCAAATTGAACAATTTAATGCATTACTTACTTTCTAATTTTCCTTTTACTACACAAATTGCATTTATTTTAGGGTTGTCTCGATATCCCTGAAAcaatgaatttccaaaatgtaTTGTGGAGTCAGTGCTGACATTTTGTTGGACATAAATACACAGCAATGCTTGTAGAGGTATTTGtacaataaaatttcaaattttaatcttggctataaaaaaggaaacaattattACACATTTACCTTGATAAATTCGACTCTTATCTTCCCTCCACGTATATCAGACTCTTCTTCATTATAGTAAAGTTTCCCTTTTACAACACTGAATGGTATGTATTCATCATGAGCAACTCCTCTTCCAACTCTATCAAAAATATCTAAGTCTGGAACTATTGTGAGATCCCCATTTAGAACAACATCGAACACCTGAAAGAATGAACAttttaatattaaataaaaattatgcaaTACTCCTTTTTTTACATTATTAACAAAGAGACTTAATCACAAAAGTACAGCTATCATGTAACCTTAAAAATTCTTGTGAGAAAGATACATGTAAAAAAAAGGTAGGACAGGAAAATGCGTGTTTTTAAAATGGACAGCCTTTGGGCATTGGAGCATAACCTGTTTGCAGTGGAGCagttaaataaagtaaattcataATGGCTCTACATTCTGTCAATAGACAATATTTCAATGATACTAGAAGTATGTATGTAGTACGTATAAACTAAAATGGATGTTTATCAAAATCATGTTCCTTCTTCAACTTGTATGCTTGGAAGGCACTATGTAGTTGACATTTTACTAAAGGCGGAGAGTGAAATCAAATGCGACTAATTATCCTAGCCTTCTATGTTTAAGACAACGCTTGCAGGGAAATGGTTGATGTGGTGAAGACTAATAATGTGGTGTCATACATTACTGACACCATGCCAGGCATTCTACATCCAGAGCTTGGCTGTAACATAAGTGACTAGCCTGCCAATCTACAGCCAGGTCATAGACATACCCTTGGCTGCATGTTTGAACAACACCATCACCGATCCTGCTTAAGACGATGTTGCACCAACACCAGCCAGTCCAATTGCGGAATTCACTTGGAGTTGCTGCAGCATAACTAGTTTGTCTGTCTGTTATGGTGACGATCACATAATACAAGCTTTCATTGCTGGTACTAACATCCCGGCTACTGACTGAAAATAATTGATCGGCATTGTATGTTGCAATGTTGTCATCCTAACTTTGTGtaatttaacaccttcctcttttctgttaaaattattatggtgtttataaatctcaatagcTTCTCTATGCAGAGGAATTGGATGCATTCCTGGTGCGTCTCAACAGTATCAATCTGAAAATACGATTTACTATGGAGACAGAGAATAACAGCAAGCTCAATTTCTTGGATGTGTCTGTTATCAAATGAAAGGACAGGACATTGGGCTCTAAAGTATACAGAAAAGCCACGCATACTGACCGTTACCTACATATAGATTCTAGCCACCACCCCAATCCAAAACAGGGGTTGATTAAAACCTTGGTAGATAGGGCGCAGAAAATTTGTGAACTGACTTACTTAAAAGATGAGCTTGAACATCTATGGTTGACATTCGAAAAGAATGGTTATTCTAACAAGGAGAGAGATAAAGCACTTTGCCCTAGGGAGAGAATCAGGACCGATGGGGAACCATGGTCGCCCCCAAAGAGAAAGTTTTCCCTCTGTTCATCAGTATGATTACAGATCACACTGGGAAAGTGTTGAGCACGTAAGGTGTGGAAACTACCTTCAGACCAACCAGGATGATAAAAGAATGTTCAAGATCAGCAAAAGGTATACAAgatcctttggctacaccgggtgtATATAAAATTTCTTGTAGTTGTGGACTGGTTTTTATTGATATCATaaaaagaagtgttaacacccATCTCATTGAAcacaagaggaattgccgcctagGACATACGGATCACCGGCCATAGCGGTACCAAaagggtgatcatgaaataaaattcactgagagGCGAATCATATCGAAAAAATCACATTATCACAAGCATATATATAAAGAGTTTATTGAGATTTATAAAttccataataattttaacagaaaagtgggaggtgttaaattagacaaaatttgtatGTCTCCTGCAGGTGGAGAAGCAACATTAGGAGAAAATTTTATACAATGATCATGGCCTaacagcccggaagttttaagtgatgttaTTGTGATTGTTTATGATGAATGTGCCTGTGTAACAGACTGGTGTGGAATACTGTTTGGACTTGCAGAAGAAAGTTAAGTAAACAACATTACCTACATATTACGCTTGCTTGTCATTATTTTGCTCTCTGTCTCAGCAACTATCTATTCCTTGGCATCCGCTGCTGGGCCAACCCAAGAACTGGTGATGAAACTGTATCCACAGATGGCCTGTACTTGCATGTGCTTTTTCTTTTCTGTGtctctaattaattttttttttcagtgaccaTGAATACTTTCCATCACAATTTTTGTGTGTATTCATCATGGCAAGTCCTCCACAAGAACTGAACATACCTTGATCAGTTTCAGGTACAGTAGATGCAAAATCTGATGGAATGCTCATGACCCAACGCTAAAATGCCCTC
This region includes:
- the LOC126411433 gene encoding malectin-A produces the protein MLLQSVNTSFSFFISCIVFLFGVSRVTGVGEVIYAINAGGESHTDSLGVRYERDPLHGKVGTASDYGKQLIIGRVPPTDQLLYQTERYHHSTFGYDIPIHEDGEYVMILKFCEVYFNAPNMKVFDVVLNGDLTIVPDLDIFDRVGRGVAHDEYIPFSVVKGKLYYNEEESDIRGGKIRVEFIKGYRDNPKINAICVVKGKLENVPKLAPLPNEPDSDDYQEETEERRASKNRRPSGPRTPDPYSVDETSVMLPVFVAIGAFIPLLFCLCKL